The Deltaproteobacteria bacterium genome includes the window TGGGACCAGTGGGAAGATCTGACGACGATGGCGGCGCGCGATGCTGCCGAGCAGCTCTGGGCGCGCGCCGACCTCCGCCCCGCCGATGTCGACACGATCCAGCTCTACGACGGCTTCAGCTGGCTTGCGCTCGCCTGGATCGAGGCCCTCGGCTTCTGCAAACGCGGCGAGGGCGGTCCGTTCGTGGCTTCGGGCCGCATTCGGCTGGGCGGCGAGCTGCCGCTCAACACCTGGGGCGGTCAGCTCTCGGGCGGCCGCCTGCACGGCTTCGGCTTCCTCGCCGAGGCGATCCGCCAGCTCCGCGGGACCTGCGGCGCGCGGCAGGTGCCGGACTGCGAGGTGGCGCTGGTGGCGGCCGGGGGAGGCCCGATCGCCGGCTGCATCCTGCTCACGCGCTGAGCAAGCGTACTTGTGCGGGTCGAGCTCGCTGTCGTAGCCTCGGCCATCATGCGGACGTTCACGGACCGGGTCGCCGTCGTCACGGGGGCCGCGAGCGGCATCGGCCGGGCGCTCGCGAGTCGCTTCGCCGCCGAGGGTATGAAGGTCGTGCTGGCCGACCTCGACGGGGGGGCGCTCGGCACGGTCGAGCGGGAGCTCGCGGCGAGCGGCGCCCGCGCGCTCGCCGTGCCGACCGACGTCGCGCGCGCCGCCGACGTCGAGGCGCTCGCCCGCCGTGCGCTCGACGCCTTCGGCGCCGTCCACGTGCTGTGCAACAACGCGGGCGTGGCGGGCCGCCCCGCACCGATCTGGGAGCAGTCGGTCGCGGACTGGGAGTGGACCCTCGGCGTCAACCTGTGGGGCGTCATCCACGGCCTCCACGTCTTCCTGCCGCTCATGCTCGCCCAGGACAGCGAGGGGCACGTCGTCAATACGGCCTCGATGGCGGGCCTCGTCTCGCTGCCCAACCTCGCCCCATACCACGCCACCAAGCACGCCGTGGTGACGATCTCGGAGTCACTGCACCACGAGCTCGCGCTCCGCGGGAGCCGGCTGCGGGCGTCGGTCCTCTGTCCGGGCTTCGTCCGCACGCACATCATGGAGGCGGCGCGCCCCGCGTCGACCGAGGAGATGCGCCGCTGGGAAGCCGGCTACCGCCGGCTGATCGCGGCGGGCATGCCCCCCGAGGAAGTCGCCGCGCGCGTGGTCGACGCGATCCGGGAGGAGCGCTTCTGGATCCTGCCGCACCCCG containing:
- a CDS encoding SDR family NAD(P)-dependent oxidoreductase, whose amino-acid sequence is MRTFTDRVAVVTGAASGIGRALASRFAAEGMKVVLADLDGGALGTVERELAASGARALAVPTDVARAADVEALARRALDAFGAVHVLCNNAGVAGRPAPIWEQSVADWEWTLGVNLWGVIHGLHVFLPLMLAQDSEGHVVNTASMAGLVSLPNLAPYHATKHAVVTISESLHHELALRGSRLRASVLCPGFVRTHIMEAARPASTEEMRRWEAGYRRLIAAGMPPEEVAARVVDAIREERFWILPHPETKVGFEIRARSILEEQNPMFQPFLD